Proteins encoded within one genomic window of Formosa agariphila KMM 3901:
- the panB gene encoding 3-methyl-2-oxobutanoate hydroxymethyltransferase — protein MSVAQKDYKKVTVKTLSDMKAHGEKISMLTAYDYTMATIVDGAGIDVILVGDSASNVMAGYQTTLPITLDQMIYHASSVVRGVNRALIVVDLPFGSYQSDPKEALRSAIRIMKESGAHSIKVEGGKEIKESIKRILNAGIPVMGHLGLTPQSIYKFGTFSVRAKEEEEAEKLKADALLLQKAGCFAIVLEKVPAKLAKEVAESLDIPVIGIGAGNGVDGQVLVLHDMIGMTKEFHPRFLRRYLNLYEDMTTAISQYVDDVKSVDFPSDKEQY, from the coding sequence ATGTCTGTAGCACAAAAAGATTATAAAAAAGTCACAGTAAAAACATTAAGTGATATGAAAGCACATGGAGAGAAAATCTCTATGTTAACGGCTTACGATTATACCATGGCTACAATTGTTGACGGTGCAGGCATAGATGTTATACTTGTTGGAGATTCGGCAAGTAATGTAATGGCAGGATACCAAACCACTTTGCCTATAACATTAGACCAGATGATTTATCACGCTTCTTCTGTAGTTCGCGGTGTTAATCGCGCTTTAATTGTTGTCGATTTACCTTTCGGAAGTTACCAAAGTGATCCTAAAGAGGCCTTACGTTCGGCTATTAGAATCATGAAAGAAAGTGGCGCACATTCAATTAAAGTAGAAGGAGGAAAAGAAATTAAAGAATCTATTAAACGCATACTTAATGCAGGTATTCCTGTTATGGGTCATTTAGGGTTAACGCCACAGTCAATTTATAAATTCGGAACATTCTCTGTTCGTGCCAAAGAAGAAGAAGAAGCTGAAAAACTAAAAGCAGATGCATTATTACTTCAAAAAGCAGGATGTTTTGCTATTGTTTTAGAAAAAGTTCCAGCCAAACTCGCTAAAGAAGTTGCCGAAAGTTTAGACATTCCAGTAATCGGTATCGGCGCAGGTAACGGTGTAGATGGACAAGTTTTAGTTCTTCATGATATGATTGGAATGACTAAAGAATTTCACCCAAGATTCTTACGTCGTTATTTAAATTTATATGAAGACATGACTACTGCAATCTCTCAGTATGTAGACGATGTTAAATCTGTTGATTTTCCTAGTGATAAGGAACAGTATTAA
- a CDS encoding BamA/TamA family outer membrane protein, translated as MKKLLLLACLACCSILKGYSQHIQSDSLKSVDTLNHKKYEFSVMPYISYNRNLEFMFGAIPMFMYKLDKDDTVSNKSISGMSAVYTTNGSYFIALFNKWFYKEDTWRGKFFVLNGDKNSQTYLSEDIEIPDFYDYGTKITVVSAGVQRKIIDHLYGGLTYTYAHYDTNYEDEVAPEDITQTNAIELNTLYDSRNEVYYPTNGSKALLRYIAYPTWFGNDVKANKILSEYNTYIPMKNGKDVIAARFAGKFGLGDIAFQQQVTIGQKDIRGYSEGKYRGDGLIALQGEYRYNFGEKMGLVGFAGIATLYGSDTEDFNWKAYPGVGVGYRYRAFKAVKFNIGLDAAVGKDDWGVYFRIGESF; from the coding sequence ATGAAAAAACTATTACTTCTTGCTTGTTTGGCATGCTGTTCGATTTTAAAAGGTTACTCACAACACATTCAATCGGATAGTTTAAAATCTGTAGACACTCTAAATCATAAAAAATATGAATTTAGTGTTATGCCATATATCAGTTATAACAGAAACCTAGAGTTTATGTTTGGAGCCATCCCGATGTTTATGTACAAATTAGACAAAGATGACACCGTTTCTAATAAATCTATATCGGGTATGTCTGCTGTATACACTACAAATGGGTCTTACTTTATAGCGCTTTTTAATAAATGGTTTTATAAAGAAGATACATGGCGTGGAAAATTCTTTGTCTTAAACGGAGATAAAAATTCGCAAACCTACCTGTCTGAAGATATTGAAATCCCTGATTTTTACGATTATGGCACTAAAATTACAGTTGTAAGTGCTGGGGTACAAAGAAAAATTATAGATCATCTTTACGGCGGACTAACCTATACATACGCGCATTACGACACCAATTATGAAGACGAAGTAGCGCCTGAAGACATCACACAAACTAATGCCATTGAGTTAAATACTCTTTATGATTCGAGAAATGAAGTTTACTATCCTACCAATGGATCGAAGGCCCTTTTAAGATATATAGCTTACCCTACTTGGTTTGGAAACGACGTTAAAGCCAATAAAATTTTATCTGAATATAACACCTACATCCCAATGAAAAATGGAAAAGATGTTATTGCAGCGCGTTTCGCTGGGAAATTCGGGTTAGGAGATATCGCATTTCAACAACAAGTAACCATCGGACAAAAAGATATTCGAGGATATTCTGAAGGAAAATACCGAGGCGATGGCTTAATTGCTCTACAAGGAGAATATCGTTATAATTTTGGAGAAAAAATGGGACTTGTAGGTTTTGCTGGAATTGCTACACTTTATGGTTCAGACACCGAAGACTTTAACTGGAAAGCCTACCCAGGGGTTGGTGTAGGTTACAGATACCGCGCCTTTAAAGCTGTAAAGTTTAATATTGGTTTAGATGCCGCAGTGGGTAAAGACGACTGGGGAGTGTATTTTAGAATTGGAGAATCTTTTTAA
- a CDS encoding GDSL-type esterase/lipase family protein, with amino-acid sequence MKLKFLILILIISTQTRAQHYVLDSITPKYGHLINFEANTFQNAIESPYFQNFFTKLDSVYQGKKKKVHIFHIGGSHIQADIYSNKIRTYLQNYNDVALAQRGFVFPYHLAHTNNPLNYRIEADKSKWQGYRCSVKKDSVAWGLSGVSAAFRGVEEKIYVKSNYRNYTKKPYTFNKLRVFYNTWMEDYDLKISDSTLVESDTINYTGMYKEYRFTKTLDSVALHLKVKDTTCVSPEFLMMGMEFMNDDSGVEYTSIGVNGASFAWYKRSVYFENQLQLYKPDMFIISVGTNDAYVPEADFDAEEFRAYYEDFIKMIQRANPDCAILLTVPNDDYYQKRIPNPNTVVQQQIILELTQKYNMAVWDLFSIMGGLGSSNNWYKAKLMPRDRIHFTQLGYSIKADLFLKAMVDAWAKSTNQDRRELLMHFKNLDE; translated from the coding sequence ATGAAACTAAAATTTTTAATATTAATTCTAATCATTTCAACACAAACCCGTGCCCAACATTATGTTTTGGATAGTATTACACCAAAATATGGCCACTTAATTAATTTTGAAGCAAACACTTTTCAGAATGCAATAGAGTCACCATATTTTCAAAATTTCTTTACCAAACTAGATAGTGTCTATCAAGGAAAAAAGAAAAAAGTTCATATTTTTCATATTGGTGGCTCTCACATTCAAGCCGATATCTATTCAAATAAAATTCGAACCTATTTACAAAACTATAACGACGTCGCTCTAGCACAACGTGGTTTTGTATTTCCGTATCATTTAGCACACACCAACAATCCATTAAACTATAGAATTGAAGCCGATAAAAGTAAGTGGCAAGGCTATAGGTGTTCTGTAAAAAAGGACAGTGTCGCTTGGGGATTATCTGGAGTCAGCGCCGCATTTAGAGGTGTTGAAGAAAAAATTTATGTAAAATCTAACTACAGAAACTACACAAAAAAACCATACACTTTCAACAAATTACGCGTGTTTTATAACACTTGGATGGAAGATTACGACTTGAAAATATCAGACAGTACTTTAGTGGAATCGGACACGATAAACTATACGGGCATGTATAAGGAATACCGATTTACTAAAACTTTAGATTCTGTGGCCTTACACCTAAAAGTAAAAGATACAACCTGTGTTTCGCCAGAATTTTTAATGATGGGCATGGAATTCATGAACGATGACTCCGGCGTTGAATATACAAGTATAGGTGTAAACGGCGCCAGTTTCGCATGGTATAAACGTTCGGTATATTTCGAAAATCAGCTTCAACTTTATAAGCCAGACATGTTTATAATTTCGGTAGGCACAAATGATGCCTATGTACCAGAAGCCGATTTTGATGCCGAAGAATTTAGAGCATACTACGAAGATTTTATTAAGATGATTCAACGTGCCAATCCGGATTGTGCAATTCTATTAACTGTTCCTAACGACGATTATTACCAAAAGCGAATTCCCAATCCAAACACTGTTGTACAACAACAAATTATACTAGAATTAACTCAAAAATACAATATGGCGGTTTGGGATTTATTTAGCATTATGGGCGGTTTAGGTTCGTCTAACAATTGGTATAAAGCCAAGCTAATGCCTCGAGACCGCATACACTTTACCCAATTGGGCTATAGTATTAAAGCCGATTTATTTTTAAAAGCCATGGTAGATGCTTGGGCAAAATCGACCAATCAAGACAGACGAGAATTATTAATGCACTTTAAAAACTTAGATGAATAG
- a CDS encoding MBOAT family O-acyltransferase codes for MNRLYDIFTFSEDFPLIFTQVNFWIFFAVAYFIFALVYKKVPLRNSYLFIVSVFFYYKTSGLFIGILIFSTLVDFIIGRSIYKSNQNNKRLVLVTISVCINLFVLCYFKYAYFFTDAFNSLFDTNYEVFNVLAQWGNNFSNQNYFTIDKIILPVGISFYTFQTISYTVDIYRKKLKPLDSILDFGFYVSFFPQLVAGPIVRAESFVPQISKPTTLTKHHFDTGTYLILKGLIKKMLFADFIAMHFLDRVFDSPEMFSGFANIMAMVGYSLQIYGDFSGYTDIAIGLALLMGFELPKNFNSPYKATSTGDFWKRWHISLSTWLRDYLYVPLGGNRSGSIASYIILSIILLGCMIAFRDMYFIYTVLSISLILYILSLYNYKVRNHINTNINLMLTMLIGGLWHGASWKFVIWGGLNGIGLVVYKYWRKISPYEFKSQWYVRAWKILITFIFITFTRIYFRGESMDHISRWYSQVVNNMDWSNALSLLTHYQAVFWIMAIGYITHWLPQTMKDSIENLYSKSPVFVKIALGVFTGVICYQAFSSDFQPFIYFQF; via the coding sequence ATGAATAGGTTATACGACATTTTTACCTTTTCGGAAGATTTTCCATTAATTTTTACACAAGTAAATTTTTGGATTTTCTTTGCGGTCGCCTATTTTATATTCGCTTTAGTTTATAAAAAAGTACCACTACGAAATTCCTATCTATTTATAGTATCTGTATTTTTCTATTATAAAACCAGTGGATTATTTATTGGTATTTTAATTTTTAGCACCCTCGTCGATTTTATTATTGGTAGAAGCATTTATAAGAGTAACCAAAATAATAAACGCTTGGTTCTTGTAACCATAAGTGTTTGCATCAACCTATTTGTATTGTGTTATTTTAAATACGCTTATTTTTTTACAGATGCCTTTAACAGCCTTTTCGACACTAATTATGAAGTTTTTAATGTACTTGCTCAATGGGGAAATAATTTTAGCAATCAGAATTATTTTACGATAGATAAAATTATACTACCTGTAGGCATTTCATTTTATACTTTTCAAACCATTAGTTACACGGTAGACATCTACCGAAAAAAATTAAAGCCTCTAGACTCTATATTAGATTTTGGTTTTTATGTTAGTTTCTTCCCACAGTTAGTAGCTGGTCCAATTGTAAGAGCCGAAAGTTTTGTACCTCAAATATCTAAACCTACTACACTAACTAAACACCATTTTGATACAGGGACGTATTTAATCCTTAAGGGACTCATCAAAAAAATGTTATTTGCAGATTTTATTGCCATGCATTTTCTAGACCGTGTTTTCGATTCTCCTGAAATGTTTTCTGGATTTGCCAATATTATGGCCATGGTTGGTTACTCGTTACAAATCTATGGCGATTTTTCAGGCTATACAGATATTGCTATAGGACTCGCCTTATTAATGGGATTTGAATTACCTAAAAACTTTAATTCTCCTTATAAAGCAACAAGTACGGGCGATTTCTGGAAACGTTGGCATATTTCGCTATCTACTTGGTTACGCGATTATTTATATGTTCCGCTTGGCGGAAATAGGTCTGGCAGTATTGCCTCTTATATTATATTAAGTATTATTCTTTTAGGCTGCATGATTGCGTTTCGAGATATGTATTTTATATATACCGTATTATCCATATCTCTAATCTTATATATTTTATCGCTTTATAATTACAAAGTTCGAAACCATATTAACACCAACATCAACTTAATGTTAACCATGCTTATTGGCGGACTATGGCATGGAGCGTCCTGGAAGTTTGTAATTTGGGGTGGATTAAACGGAATCGGACTTGTAGTATATAAATATTGGCGAAAAATAAGCCCGTACGAATTCAAGAGTCAATGGTATGTTCGTGCATGGAAAATTTTAATCACCTTTATATTTATCACTTTTACACGTATTTATTTTAGAGGCGAAAGTATGGATCACATTTCGCGCTGGTATTCACAAGTGGTTAATAATATGGATTGGTCTAATGCCTTGTCTTTATTAACCCATTATCAAGCTGTATTCTGGATTATGGCTATTGGTTATATTACACATTGGTTACCGCAAACCATGAAAGATTCTATAGAAAATCTATACTCTAAGAGTCCAGTGTTTGTAAAAATAGCTCTTGGTGTTTTTACCGGGGTTATTTGTTATCAAGCATTTTCTAGCGACTTTCAGCCTTTTATTTATTTCCAATTCTAA
- a CDS encoding SGNH/GDSL hydrolase family protein yields the protein MGITYFSHSYTLPNGTLQDGFTILGHTIKYPTTSSFLLTKTESKDHIKTVDSIVQNIEVIIEPEAKESKPKISTPNNTIKKKFVPKIPNLSKIDTSKIERISYPTNKAEFISHLKKQLTASKSRIIHYGDSQIEGDRMSSYIRNKLQNLYGGTGPGFTPVAQVYENISAVVTVSENWTRHATFDRSKKRFAHKKYGAYTSLSRFTPQYDSINADTLQLKKASITVKPSTMTYLNMRDYTNIGFHYGNTLHPVAIKVFADGTLIKEGQLISDGNYHNFNIKLAETPSDLKFELEGKISPDVYGLTLDGNEGISLDNVAMRGSAGTVFAGLDSQNFSQMYSELNPNVVIFQYGGNSMPYVKDSLEVEQYAGYLKNHINWVRRKTKDASIIFIGPTDMTTTENGQLRTYPLLPYLNTTLRSMCNTNNIAYWSTFDAMGGENSMEHWVNQKLAASDYTHFSLSGTRIISELFFLSLYMDLTDN from the coding sequence TTGGGGATTACTTATTTTAGTCATTCCTATACGTTACCAAACGGCACATTGCAAGATGGCTTTACTATTCTTGGTCATACTATAAAATATCCAACCACCTCATCCTTTTTACTCACTAAAACCGAATCTAAAGACCACATTAAAACGGTAGATAGTATTGTACAGAATATCGAGGTTATTATAGAACCCGAAGCTAAAGAATCAAAGCCTAAAATAAGTACACCTAATAATACAATAAAAAAGAAATTTGTTCCTAAGATTCCTAATCTTTCTAAAATAGATACCTCTAAAATTGAACGTATTTCATACCCTACAAACAAAGCTGAATTTATTTCGCATTTAAAAAAGCAACTTACTGCCTCAAAAAGTAGAATTATTCATTACGGCGATTCTCAAATTGAGGGAGACCGCATGTCGTCTTACATTAGGAATAAACTTCAAAATCTATATGGTGGAACTGGTCCTGGTTTTACACCTGTTGCTCAGGTTTACGAAAATATTAGTGCTGTGGTTACTGTTTCAGAAAATTGGACACGACATGCCACTTTCGACCGTTCAAAAAAACGTTTTGCTCATAAAAAATATGGAGCTTACACGTCGTTATCTAGATTCACACCTCAATACGATAGCATTAACGCAGACACTTTACAACTAAAAAAAGCCAGTATTACGGTTAAGCCTTCAACCATGACCTATTTAAATATGCGAGACTATACCAATATTGGTTTTCATTACGGAAATACGTTGCATCCTGTTGCCATTAAAGTATTTGCTGACGGAACACTTATAAAAGAAGGCCAATTGATTAGCGACGGAAATTACCATAACTTTAATATAAAATTAGCAGAAACACCTTCAGATTTGAAATTTGAATTAGAAGGAAAAATAAGCCCAGATGTTTACGGATTAACTTTAGATGGAAACGAAGGCATATCTCTAGATAATGTCGCCATGCGAGGTTCTGCTGGAACTGTTTTTGCTGGATTAGATAGTCAGAATTTTTCACAGATGTATTCAGAATTAAATCCTAATGTTGTTATTTTTCAATACGGAGGAAATTCGATGCCTTATGTAAAAGATTCTTTAGAGGTTGAACAGTATGCAGGCTATTTAAAAAATCATATCAATTGGGTAAGACGAAAAACAAAAGATGCAAGTATTATATTTATAGGGCCTACAGATATGACAACTACAGAAAACGGACAATTACGCACGTACCCACTTCTGCCGTATTTAAACACTACTTTACGCAGTATGTGTAATACAAATAATATCGCATATTGGAGTACTTTTGATGCTATGGGCGGTGAAAATTCTATGGAACATTGGGTAAACCAAAAATTGGCTGCTAGCGATTATACACACTTTTCACTTTCGGGAACGCGAATAATTTCAGAATTATTTTTCCTCTCTTTATATATGGATTTAACAGATAACTAA
- a CDS encoding L-serine ammonia-lyase, whose product MEIISVFDMLKIGVGPSSSHTLGPWRAAERWIQELKDANRFHKIEHVSVDLYGSLSLTGIGHATDLALMLGLSGADPERIPTESINDIINSIKNTKTLVLNNEREIPFDYKTAIIFNRKFLPFHSNGLMFSALINGRRYKSTFYSIGGGFVVKEARQNAKANKIIFQCTLPYPVDSGIKLLEFSNQLNLPISGVVLENEKSLRDSETIDFELNRIWNTMLECMYTGCHTEGNLPGGLNVRRRAFDMHKKLIGESPYTDPQSWLESIRHTEVKFRQILKWVSCFALAVNEVNASLGRVVTAPTNGSAGVIPAVLMYYLVIENHEANFEHIKKFLLVAGEIGSIFKKGATISAAMGGCQAEIGVSSAMAAGALTELLGGTPEQVLVAAEIAMEHHLGLTCDPIGGLVQIPCIERNSMGAIKAINAAELALETDPKNVKVPLDKVVSTMWETAKDMNSKYKETSEGGLAVGVHLSDC is encoded by the coding sequence ATGGAGATAATTTCAGTATTCGACATGTTAAAAATCGGCGTAGGCCCTTCTAGTTCTCATACTTTAGGACCGTGGCGTGCTGCCGAACGTTGGATTCAAGAGCTTAAAGATGCTAATCGATTTCATAAAATAGAACATGTATCTGTCGATTTATACGGATCATTATCTTTAACAGGAATAGGACATGCCACAGATTTAGCCTTAATGTTAGGATTAAGTGGTGCAGATCCAGAACGTATTCCTACGGAGTCTATAAACGACATCATAAATTCCATTAAAAACACGAAGACACTTGTTTTAAATAATGAAAGAGAAATTCCTTTCGATTATAAAACAGCTATCATTTTTAATCGAAAATTTCTTCCGTTTCACTCTAACGGATTAATGTTTTCGGCCTTAATTAATGGCCGACGATACAAATCGACATTCTACTCTATTGGTGGTGGTTTTGTAGTAAAAGAAGCACGTCAAAATGCCAAGGCTAATAAAATCATTTTTCAATGCACACTGCCCTATCCGGTCGATTCGGGTATTAAACTTTTAGAGTTTTCTAATCAGCTTAATTTACCAATATCGGGAGTTGTTTTAGAAAACGAAAAATCGCTACGAGATTCTGAAACTATAGATTTTGAGTTAAATCGCATTTGGAACACCATGTTAGAATGCATGTACACGGGTTGCCATACCGAAGGAAATTTACCCGGAGGACTTAATGTGCGTAGACGTGCTTTCGATATGCACAAAAAACTTATCGGAGAATCGCCATATACCGACCCGCAATCTTGGTTAGAGTCTATTCGACATACCGAAGTGAAATTTAGACAAATCCTTAAATGGGTAAGTTGTTTTGCACTTGCAGTAAATGAAGTAAATGCATCTTTAGGACGTGTAGTTACTGCGCCAACTAATGGGAGTGCCGGTGTAATTCCTGCTGTATTGATGTATTATTTAGTTATAGAAAACCATGAAGCAAATTTTGAACATATTAAAAAGTTCTTATTAGTTGCCGGTGAAATTGGGAGTATCTTTAAAAAAGGAGCAACCATTTCTGCCGCTATGGGTGGTTGTCAAGCCGAAATTGGCGTATCATCTGCTATGGCCGCTGGTGCTTTAACCGAACTATTAGGAGGAACTCCCGAACAAGTGTTAGTTGCTGCAGAAATTGCTATGGAACATCATTTAGGTTTAACCTGCGACCCGATTGGTGGCTTGGTACAAATTCCATGCATAGAGCGTAACTCTATGGGTGCTATAAAAGCTATTAATGCTGCCGAATTGGCTCTAGAAACCGACCCTAAAAATGTAAAAGTGCCATTAGATAAAGTGGTATCTACCATGTGGGAAACCGCCAAGGACATGAATTCTAAATATAAAGAAACATCTGAAGGTGGACTTGCTGTAGGGGTACATTTATCTGATTGTTAA
- a CDS encoding MGH1-like glycoside hydrolase domain-containing protein produces MSNTTQEAKRLAVSDAYKNWKKWGPYLAERQWGTVREDYSEHGNAWDFISHEKARSNAYRWGEEGIGGFCDSREILCLAPAFWNGKDPILKERLFGLTNNQGNHGEDVKELYFHQVSSPTHSYCKYLYKYPHNEFPYDELVKTQRSREESEYELLDTDAFKNNAYFDCFIEYAKGDIDDILMKVTIVNRGDKEAEIHVLPHLWYRNFWKHNNRFTRPSIESVADDCVQTKSGRNGRYFLYHENGEQLFCDNETNNRLIYNVPNEVEYVKDGINDHVVNSKPTVNPKKTGSKVAVWHKFKLKAGEEKSVRIRLSKKPIADPWTAFNEIFDNRIQECEDFYSDIINKDIPEPHQDIARKAFSGLLWTKQFYYYDVFKWLFGGPGEKPTYRADSRNYNWQHLTNRQVISMPDKWEYPWYAAWDLAFHMASFVEIDPYFAKEQLLLVLQENYMHPNGQIPAYEWNFSDVNPPVHSWAVWNVYEKDKERTGNGDTAFLEKAYLKLIVNFTWWVNQKDKNGTDLFEGGFLGLDNIGVFDRNQMPEGITRMQQADATSWMAMFTLNLLRMSLELAKTNKNYEEFAAKYFRHFLNIAWAMHHIGQKDISLWDNEDSFYYDVVEMSSGITDRLKVRSLVGIIPMFAVELINKELFDSLKIFKTKAAEIVRTRPDLASLISRIEEANIDGNYLFSIMRGFRLEHLLKRLLDEEEFLSDYGIRSLSKYHEKHPFVFEYHGHHQIQYEPGESQSNMFGGNSNWRGPIWMPLNYMIVQSLRKYYAYYGDKYQYEFPTGSGNKLNLNQIADEITKRLIKLFESNDEGKFQYHTDDADKRFTKDEHFKNQHLFYEFFDGDNGRGLGASHQTGWTALIANLIMEMEQNK; encoded by the coding sequence ATGAGTAATACAACTCAGGAAGCAAAAAGATTAGCCGTTTCCGATGCCTACAAAAATTGGAAAAAATGGGGGCCTTATCTTGCAGAAAGACAATGGGGAACAGTTCGAGAAGATTATAGCGAACACGGAAATGCTTGGGACTTTATTAGCCATGAAAAAGCACGTAGCAATGCCTATAGATGGGGTGAAGAAGGTATTGGTGGATTTTGTGATTCTCGAGAAATATTATGTTTAGCTCCTGCATTTTGGAATGGAAAAGACCCCATATTAAAAGAACGTTTATTTGGTTTAACCAATAATCAAGGGAATCATGGTGAAGATGTAAAAGAACTTTATTTTCATCAAGTATCGTCTCCAACACACTCCTATTGCAAGTACTTATATAAATATCCTCACAACGAATTTCCTTACGACGAATTAGTAAAAACACAACGTAGTCGTGAAGAATCAGAATACGAATTATTAGATACAGACGCCTTTAAAAACAATGCTTATTTTGATTGTTTTATTGAATACGCTAAAGGTGATATAGACGATATTCTAATGAAAGTCACCATAGTAAACAGAGGTGATAAAGAAGCCGAGATTCACGTTCTTCCGCATCTATGGTACAGAAATTTCTGGAAACATAACAATCGTTTTACACGACCTAGTATAGAGTCTGTAGCAGACGATTGTGTGCAAACTAAAAGTGGAAGAAACGGAAGATATTTTTTATATCACGAAAATGGTGAACAGTTATTTTGCGATAACGAAACAAATAACAGACTTATATATAACGTTCCTAATGAAGTTGAATATGTTAAAGATGGAATAAACGATCATGTTGTAAATTCTAAACCTACCGTAAATCCAAAAAAAACAGGTTCAAAAGTAGCAGTCTGGCATAAATTTAAATTAAAAGCTGGCGAAGAAAAAAGTGTAAGGATTCGTCTGAGTAAAAAACCAATAGCAGATCCTTGGACAGCTTTTAACGAAATTTTCGATAATCGTATTCAAGAATGCGAAGACTTTTACAGCGATATCATAAATAAAGACATACCTGAACCCCATCAAGACATTGCAAGAAAAGCATTCTCTGGTTTGTTATGGACAAAACAATTCTACTATTACGATGTCTTTAAATGGCTTTTTGGTGGTCCTGGAGAAAAACCAACCTACCGTGCCGATTCAAGAAATTACAATTGGCAACACTTAACCAACAGGCAGGTTATTTCTATGCCCGATAAATGGGAATATCCGTGGTATGCCGCTTGGGATCTTGCATTCCATATGGCGTCTTTTGTAGAGATTGACCCGTATTTTGCTAAAGAACAATTACTTTTAGTATTACAAGAAAATTACATGCACCCCAACGGACAAATTCCTGCTTACGAATGGAATTTTAGCGATGTAAATCCACCTGTTCACTCTTGGGCTGTGTGGAATGTGTACGAAAAAGATAAAGAACGCACAGGTAATGGAGATACTGCCTTTCTAGAAAAAGCATATCTTAAGCTTATTGTTAACTTCACCTGGTGGGTAAATCAAAAAGATAAAAACGGAACAGACCTTTTTGAAGGTGGATTTTTAGGCTTAGATAATATTGGAGTTTTTGACCGCAACCAAATGCCAGAAGGTATTACGCGTATGCAACAAGCAGATGCCACAAGTTGGATGGCTATGTTTACGCTAAATTTACTGCGCATGTCTTTAGAGTTGGCTAAAACCAATAAAAACTACGAAGAGTTTGCTGCTAAATATTTCAGACATTTTTTAAATATCGCTTGGGCCATGCACCATATTGGTCAGAAAGATATTTCGTTATGGGACAACGAAGACAGTTTTTACTACGATGTGGTTGAAATGTCTTCCGGAATTACAGACCGTTTAAAAGTGCGCTCTTTAGTTGGAATTATTCCAATGTTTGCAGTAGAATTAATTAATAAAGAACTTTTCGATTCATTAAAGATATTTAAAACTAAGGCTGCAGAAATTGTTCGAACACGTCCAGACCTAGCTTCATTAATATCTAGAATTGAAGAAGCTAATATAGATGGCAATTACCTATTCTCTATTATGCGTGGTTTTAGATTAGAGCATCTATTAAAACGCTTATTAGACGAGGAAGAGTTTTTGTCTGACTACGGAATACGTTCGTTATCTAAATATCACGAAAAACATCCATTTGTTTTCGAATATCATGGACATCATCAAATACAATACGAACCTGGAGAAAGTCAGTCGAACATGTTTGGTGGAAATTCCAATTGGAGAGGACCAATTTGGATGCCATTAAATTATATGATTGTACAATCGTTACGAAAATATTATGCATATTATGGTGATAAATATCAGTATGAATTTCCTACTGGATCGGGTAACAAATTAAATCTTAATCAAATTGCCGACGAAATCACAAAACGATTAATTAAGCTTTTTGAATCTAATGATGAAGGTAAATTCCAATACCATACAGATGATGCAGATAAACGTTTCACTAAAGATGAACACTTTAAGAATCAACACTTGTTTTATGAGTTCTTTGATGGCGATAACGGTCGTGGATTAGGAGCTTCTCATCAAACAGGATGGACCGCTTTAATTGCGAATTTAATTATGGAAATGGAACAAAATAAATAA